A window of Flavobacterium flavigenum contains these coding sequences:
- a CDS encoding 3-hydroxyanthranilate 3,4-dioxygenase, whose amino-acid sequence MAIAKPFNLTKWIDENRHLLKPPVGNKNLYVDSGDYIVMIVAGPNARKDYHYNETEELFYQLEGNIKVVIQEDGERKEMVLNAGDMYLNPAKVPHSPVRSEGSIGLVIERKRAGLGYTDGLLWHCDNCNHKLYEVFFELHNIEKDFLPHFEHFYNSEDLRTCDNCGTVMESDPRFVK is encoded by the coding sequence ATGGCTATAGCAAAACCTTTCAACCTGACAAAATGGATAGACGAAAACCGTCATTTACTAAAACCTCCTGTTGGAAATAAAAATTTATACGTAGACTCCGGCGATTATATTGTCATGATTGTAGCGGGTCCAAATGCTCGAAAAGACTATCATTACAACGAAACTGAAGAACTTTTCTACCAGCTGGAAGGCAATATAAAAGTAGTAATCCAGGAAGATGGCGAACGCAAAGAAATGGTTTTGAATGCCGGCGATATGTACCTGAATCCTGCTAAAGTACCACATTCTCCCGTTCGTTCAGAGGGTTCTATTGGTTTGGTAATAGAAAGGAAACGTGCAGGATTAGGCTATACCGATGGTTTGCTTTGGCATTGCGACAACTGCAACCATAAATTATACGAAGTGTTTTTTGAACTGCACAATATCGAAAAAGATTTCCTGCCGCATTTTGAACATTTCTACAATTCAGAAGATTTAAGAACCTGCGATAATTGTGGAACTGTGATGGAATCTGATCCGAGATTTGTTAAATAA
- a CDS encoding aldose epimerase family protein, with amino-acid sequence MNVLKRCAFGITIIGLAALSVQCKSDKKMESNTTQNAKDSVTIVKSDYGTTPKGEKIESYKLKNQNGMEVDIITFGGIITDLKVPNKDGVSENVVTGFTSLEQYMKPNPFFGALIGRFGNRIAKGKFTLDGKEYTLAINNTPNALHGGPEGFFRAVWKAEEAKSGETAVLKLSYLSKDMEEGYPGNLKVIVTYTLTKNNELEVLYEATTDKKTVVNLTQHTYFNLSGDFSKTILDHELTLNADKIVPVDATLIPTGELQDVANTPFDFRTPKLIGKDIDAKDEQLIRGKGYDHCWVLNNPEKGKTVIAKAYHPASGRVLEVTTDEPGIQFYSGNFLDGTLPMRNGGTYAHRTGFCLETQHYPDSPNQKNFPTTVLNPGENYKTKTTFKFSVKK; translated from the coding sequence ATGAATGTATTAAAACGTTGTGCTTTCGGAATTACGATAATCGGTTTGGCAGCACTTTCTGTTCAATGTAAAAGCGATAAAAAAATGGAGTCGAACACAACTCAAAACGCAAAAGATTCTGTAACAATTGTAAAATCGGATTACGGAACAACTCCAAAAGGAGAAAAAATTGAAAGCTACAAGCTGAAAAACCAAAACGGAATGGAAGTCGATATCATCACTTTTGGTGGTATTATTACAGATCTGAAAGTGCCAAATAAAGATGGTGTTTCTGAAAATGTGGTTACGGGATTTACTTCTTTGGAACAATACATGAAACCAAATCCGTTTTTCGGAGCTTTGATCGGACGTTTCGGAAACCGAATTGCAAAAGGTAAATTTACATTAGACGGTAAAGAATATACGTTAGCAATCAACAATACACCAAATGCCCTACACGGAGGACCGGAAGGTTTTTTCAGGGCTGTATGGAAAGCAGAAGAAGCTAAATCAGGAGAAACAGCTGTTTTGAAATTATCGTATTTAAGCAAAGATATGGAAGAAGGCTACCCTGGTAACTTAAAAGTTATTGTAACCTATACGTTAACGAAAAACAACGAACTGGAGGTACTTTACGAAGCAACTACAGATAAAAAGACCGTTGTAAACTTAACGCAGCATACGTATTTTAACCTTTCAGGTGATTTCTCTAAAACAATTTTAGATCATGAACTTACGTTGAATGCGGATAAAATTGTTCCTGTGGATGCTACTTTAATTCCAACTGGTGAATTACAGGATGTAGCCAATACACCTTTCGATTTCAGAACACCAAAATTAATTGGAAAAGATATTGATGCTAAAGACGAACAATTAATAAGAGGAAAAGGCTACGACCATTGCTGGGTACTCAACAATCCTGAAAAAGGGAAAACCGTTATCGCTAAAGCTTACCATCCTGCAAGCGGGAGAGTTTTGGAAGTTACCACAGACGAACCTGGAATTCAGTTCTACTCCGGAAATTTCCTTGACGGAACTTTACCAATGCGCAACGGCGGAACTTATGCGCACAGAACAGGTTTTTGTTTAGAAACACAACATTATCCAGATTCTCCAAACCAGAAAAACTTTCCAACGACAGTTTTAAATCCGGGCGAAAATTATAAAACGAAAACAACCTTTAAGTTTTCAGTAAAAAAATAA
- a CDS encoding DUF7687 domain-containing protein: MQAENKFLKQPQEFWANVKLISQKVGYTNRGLGTIKIPSIEEIVTAYDRLGLDSSKIVLKNEVTVFGSLLIEYFQFRADFLTNHIEPNLQNLKQAKDLYTKLKADLKPTCPEPLNKQKGEKQGPAYFTSIINMLIEANSVGYDCNYDPKELSAFTHDNFPIRSLSRRVDGSFPNVINPIALWEIKEYYYTTTFGSRVADGVYETQLDGYELNEVRDHLGRKIHHCLMIDDHNTWWGMGKSYLCRICDMLHMGLVTEVIFGKEVVTRIPALVKEWTKQFDEEAK; the protein is encoded by the coding sequence ATGCAAGCAGAAAATAAGTTTTTAAAACAACCTCAAGAATTTTGGGCAAATGTAAAACTCATTAGTCAAAAAGTAGGTTATACAAACAGAGGGCTAGGAACTATTAAAATTCCATCTATTGAAGAAATTGTAACTGCTTATGATAGGCTCGGGTTAGATTCAAGTAAGATTGTTTTAAAAAATGAAGTAACAGTTTTTGGTAGTTTACTTATTGAATATTTTCAGTTTCGGGCTGATTTTCTTACTAATCATATCGAGCCAAATCTTCAGAACCTAAAACAAGCGAAGGATTTATACACAAAATTAAAAGCTGATTTAAAACCTACATGTCCTGAACCTTTGAATAAGCAAAAAGGAGAAAAACAAGGTCCTGCATATTTTACTTCTATTATAAATATGTTAATTGAAGCAAATTCAGTAGGATATGACTGTAACTATGATCCAAAAGAATTATCTGCATTCACTCACGATAATTTTCCTATTCGCAGTTTATCTCGAAGAGTTGATGGATCATTTCCGAATGTTATAAACCCAATAGCTTTGTGGGAAATAAAAGAATATTATTATACAACTACATTTGGAAGCCGTGTTGCTGATGGAGTCTATGAGACGCAACTAGATGGTTATGAACTGAATGAAGTTCGTGATCATTTAGGGAGAAAAATTCATCATTGTTTAATGATCGATGACCATAATACTTGGTGGGGAATGGGGAAATCATATTTGTGCAGAATATGTGACATGTTGCATATGGGACTTGTGACTGAAGTTATTTTTGGAAAAGAAGTAGTTACTCGTATACCTGCACTCGTAAAAGAATGGACAAAACAATTTGACGAAGAGGCTAAGTAG
- a CDS encoding endonuclease/exonuclease/phosphatase family protein, with the protein MRIIILRICFIFLFSITTFGQAKKYSIHTVAFYNFENLFDTIDDIYTNDNEWTPNGTQNWTTEKYNQKLQNLSKVISEIGKPENPNAPVLIGGSEIENRGVLEDLVKQPKLLSFDYGIIHFDSPDKRGIDVALLYQKKYFKPVTFSNIPLYILKNKNVQEEKKEEATDAETTMAIQNNRVFTRDQLLITGFLEGEEISIIVNHWPSRSGGEKPTSEYREAAGKLNRKIIDSLQQINPNAKVITMGDLNDGPYNKSIKVALGAKAKKAEVPEFGTYNPFEEMAKRGMGTTAFRDSWDIFDQIIITESFIKPDFSSFKFWKAGIFNKPFLIQTSGKYKGYPLRHSTNEVGYSDHFPVYIYLIKEM; encoded by the coding sequence ATGCGAATCATTATCCTTAGAATTTGTTTTATTTTCTTGTTTTCGATTACAACTTTTGGTCAGGCCAAAAAATATAGCATTCACACAGTTGCTTTTTACAATTTCGAAAATCTTTTTGACACGATTGATGATATTTACACCAATGATAATGAATGGACACCAAACGGAACGCAAAACTGGACAACAGAAAAATACAATCAGAAACTCCAGAATCTTTCTAAAGTCATCTCAGAAATTGGTAAACCGGAAAATCCAAATGCACCTGTTTTGATTGGAGGTTCGGAAATTGAAAACAGAGGCGTTCTAGAAGATTTAGTCAAACAGCCCAAATTATTGTCTTTTGATTACGGAATCATCCATTTTGATTCGCCGGATAAACGCGGAATAGATGTGGCATTATTATATCAGAAGAAATATTTTAAACCCGTGACTTTTTCGAATATACCTTTATATATATTGAAAAATAAAAATGTACAAGAAGAGAAAAAAGAAGAAGCAACAGATGCGGAAACAACAATGGCAATTCAAAACAATCGTGTTTTTACCCGTGATCAGCTTTTGATAACCGGTTTTCTGGAAGGAGAAGAAATTAGTATTATTGTCAATCACTGGCCGTCGCGTTCCGGTGGAGAAAAACCCACAAGCGAATATCGCGAAGCAGCCGGAAAATTAAACCGTAAAATAATCGATTCGCTGCAACAGATCAATCCAAACGCAAAAGTGATTACGATGGGCGATTTAAATGACGGTCCTTATAATAAAAGTATAAAAGTGGCTTTGGGGGCAAAAGCCAAAAAAGCAGAAGTCCCGGAATTTGGCACTTACAATCCGTTTGAAGAAATGGCAAAACGCGGCATGGGAACGACAGCCTTTCGGGATTCATGGGACATTTTTGACCAAATCATCATTACAGAATCATTCATAAAACCTGATTTCTCATCATTCAAGTTCTGGAAAGCGGGAATTTTCAACAAACCCTTTCTTATACAAACTTCAGGAAAATACAAAGGTTATCCGTTGCGGCACAGTACAAATGAAGTAGGTTACAGCGATCATTTTCCGGTTTATATTTATCTCATAAAAGAAATGTAA
- the araA gene encoding L-arabinose isomerase produces the protein MIDISQKEVWFVVGSQELYGEETLRKVAEHSQIIAKGLGESSQIPVKVVYKDVVKSPAQILDVCLAANTTKNCIGLITWMHTFSPAKMWIGGLSILKKPLCHLHTQYNAEIPWGSIDMDFMNLNQSAHGDREFGFIMSRMRKKRKVVVGHWEDERVQKKLGIWTRVALGWDELQNLKVARIGDNMREVAVTEGDKVEAQIRFGMSVNGYDSSDVTKHIEKVTDAQLNDLLAVYETSYNLTDSLKEGGAQRSSLVEAAKIELGLRAFLEEGGFGAFTDTFENLGAWKQLPGIATQRLMADGYGFGGEGDWKTAAMVRALKVMNIGLEGGTSFMEDYTYHFTPQKSYVLGSHMLEICPSIADGKASCEVHPLGIGGKEDPARLVFNSPAGEAINVSLVDMGNRFRLIVNEVVAVKPMAELPKLPVARVLWDCKPNLDIAATAWILAGGAHHTVYSQAVTTEFMEDFADIAGIELLVIDEKTTIRDFKDKINANEAYYHTFQHGL, from the coding sequence ATGATTGACATTTCTCAAAAAGAAGTATGGTTTGTAGTAGGAAGCCAGGAATTATACGGTGAAGAAACACTAAGAAAAGTAGCAGAACATTCTCAGATAATTGCAAAAGGATTAGGAGAATCATCTCAAATCCCTGTAAAAGTGGTTTATAAAGATGTAGTAAAATCACCGGCTCAGATTTTAGATGTTTGTTTAGCGGCAAATACAACGAAAAACTGTATCGGTCTGATTACCTGGATGCATACATTTTCACCGGCAAAAATGTGGATTGGCGGATTGAGTATTTTGAAAAAACCATTATGTCATTTACACACACAATACAATGCTGAAATTCCATGGGGTTCTATCGATATGGATTTCATGAACCTGAACCAATCAGCTCACGGAGATCGTGAATTTGGTTTCATCATGTCCAGAATGCGTAAAAAACGCAAAGTGGTTGTAGGACACTGGGAAGACGAAAGAGTTCAGAAAAAATTAGGCATCTGGACAAGAGTAGCTTTAGGATGGGACGAGCTTCAAAACTTGAAAGTAGCACGTATTGGAGACAATATGCGTGAAGTTGCTGTTACAGAAGGTGATAAAGTGGAGGCTCAAATACGTTTCGGAATGTCGGTTAACGGATATGATTCTTCTGATGTTACCAAGCATATTGAGAAAGTTACTGATGCCCAATTAAACGATTTATTGGCAGTTTACGAAACTTCTTATAACTTAACGGATTCTTTAAAAGAAGGCGGAGCACAAAGAAGTTCATTAGTAGAAGCAGCAAAAATCGAACTAGGTTTAAGAGCTTTCCTTGAAGAAGGAGGTTTTGGAGCTTTTACAGATACATTCGAAAACCTTGGTGCATGGAAACAATTACCGGGAATCGCAACACAAAGATTAATGGCAGATGGTTACGGTTTTGGTGGAGAAGGTGACTGGAAAACAGCTGCTATGGTAAGAGCATTAAAGGTAATGAACATTGGTCTTGAAGGCGGAACTTCTTTCATGGAAGATTACACCTATCATTTCACACCACAAAAATCATACGTTTTAGGATCTCACATGTTAGAAATCTGTCCATCTATTGCTGACGGAAAAGCTTCCTGCGAAGTGCATCCTTTAGGAATTGGCGGAAAAGAAGATCCGGCTCGTTTGGTATTCAACTCACCTGCAGGAGAAGCTATCAATGTTTCATTAGTAGACATGGGGAACCGTTTCCGTTTAATCGTAAACGAAGTGGTTGCTGTAAAACCTATGGCTGAATTGCCTAAACTTCCGGTTGCCCGTGTATTGTGGGATTGTAAACCAAACCTTGACATTGCTGCTACAGCATGGATTTTAGCAGGAGGAGCACACCATACAGTGTACAGCCAGGCAGTTACAACTGAATTTATGGAAGATTTTGCAGATATCGCCGGAATTGAATTATTGGTGATTGATGAAAAAACAACTATCAGGGATTTCAAAGATAAAATTAATGCAAACGAAGCGTACTATCATACGTTTCAGCACGGATTATAA
- a CDS encoding Dam family site-specific DNA-(adenine-N6)-methyltransferase: MQLTLEEKYGTYYPPKSQLLKWVGNKQKFAAEITRSFPTHYGRYFEPFLGSGAILATVAPHNGLGSDTFEPLMQIWKMLKANSNELIDWYAERRNQIGEEAKDEVYKRVLASYNAKPNGADFLFLTRSCYGGIIRFRKADGYMSTPCGVHEPISVESFSKRVNEWKNRLSKVDFEHCDYREAFSQAKYGDLIYCDPPYSHSQTILYGAQDFKLEDLLLEIDKAKSKGVRVALSIDGHKKSGNLLCDLPIEHGLFEKELYVNCGRSMLRRFQLEGQTLENENVSDRLLLSY; encoded by the coding sequence ATGCAACTCACCTTAGAAGAAAAGTATGGAACATATTATCCGCCAAAATCACAGTTACTAAAATGGGTTGGAAATAAACAAAAATTTGCTGCAGAAATTACACGAAGCTTTCCAACACATTATGGAAGGTATTTTGAACCATTTTTAGGAAGCGGTGCAATTCTAGCCACAGTAGCTCCACATAATGGATTGGGTTCTGACACTTTCGAACCATTAATGCAAATTTGGAAAATGCTAAAAGCAAATTCTAATGAACTCATAGATTGGTATGCAGAAAGAAGAAATCAAATAGGAGAAGAAGCTAAAGATGAAGTTTATAAAAGAGTTTTAGCTTCATATAATGCAAAACCAAACGGTGCAGATTTTCTCTTTTTAACTCGTTCTTGCTATGGAGGAATAATTCGTTTTCGTAAAGCTGATGGATATATGTCTACTCCTTGTGGTGTTCATGAACCAATTTCTGTCGAAAGTTTTTCTAAACGTGTAAATGAATGGAAGAATCGTCTAAGTAAAGTTGATTTTGAGCATTGTGATTATAGAGAAGCCTTTTCACAAGCAAAATATGGTGATTTAATTTATTGTGATCCTCCATATTCCCATAGTCAAACAATTCTTTACGGAGCACAAGATTTTAAATTAGAAGATTTATTATTAGAAATTGATAAAGCAAAATCAAAAGGTGTTCGTGTTGCCCTTAGTATTGACGGGCACAAAAAATCTGGAAACTTACTTTGTGATTTACCGATTGAACATGGTCTTTTTGAGAAGGAACTTTATGTAAATTGCGGAAGATCTATGTTGAGAAGATTTCAATTAGAAGGTCAAACTTTAGAAAATGAAAACGTTTCTGATCGTTTATTACTAAGCTATTAA
- a CDS encoding aspartate kinase: MKTVSSIVENYIKTKPFLLNALSLGIINLTSLSRNIMTELESEFGKEVKQGAVVMSLKRLTEELDFKLNHKINKVIKNIGEITVRSELTDYTFAASDTVLNKQADLISDINVLSDIFYTSSRGVNETNIVVSSSINHLVEKHFIREKLIQKLDNLASITVKLPKENIVVPGIYYFIFQRLAWEGIIINEVISTSNEFTILVGEEQVDVAFKVIKDLKN; the protein is encoded by the coding sequence ATGAAAACCGTTTCTTCTATTGTAGAAAATTACATCAAGACAAAGCCATTTTTACTCAATGCACTTTCTCTTGGAATTATTAACCTGACTTCCCTGTCGCGTAATATCATGACCGAACTGGAAAGTGAATTCGGTAAAGAAGTTAAACAAGGTGCTGTCGTAATGTCCCTAAAAAGACTGACAGAAGAGTTAGACTTTAAACTGAACCACAAAATCAACAAAGTCATAAAAAACATTGGTGAAATCACGGTTCGTTCTGAATTGACAGATTACACTTTTGCTGCTTCTGACACTGTTTTAAATAAACAGGCCGATTTGATTTCTGATATTAATGTACTGTCTGATATATTCTATACCTCATCACGCGGTGTAAACGAAACCAATATCGTAGTAAGTAGCAGTATCAACCATTTAGTGGAGAAACATTTTATTCGCGAAAAACTGATTCAGAAATTAGATAATCTGGCTTCTATTACTGTAAAATTACCAAAAGAAAATATTGTAGTTCCTGGAATTTATTATTTCATTTTTCAGCGTTTAGCCTGGGAAGGAATTATTATAAATGAGGTAATTTCAACTTCAAACGAATTTACGATCCTGGTAGGAGAAGAGCAGGTTGATGTTGCTTTTAAAGTAATCAAAGATTTGAAAAATTAA
- a CDS encoding helix-turn-helix domain-containing protein, with product MKKSLNSKENKLLLELLYQLRVSSGLRQSDLADLLKVPQSFISKIESGERRIDFIELREILKCFNTNMIEFLTEFENKINASRK from the coding sequence GTGAAAAAATCGCTTAATAGTAAGGAAAATAAATTACTACTCGAACTGCTATACCAGCTTCGAGTATCTTCTGGATTACGCCAATCCGATCTCGCAGACTTACTAAAAGTCCCTCAATCTTTCATTAGTAAAATTGAAAGTGGAGAAAGAAGAATCGATTTCATTGAACTTCGAGAAATTTTAAAGTGCTTCAACACGAACATGATTGAATTTCTAACAGAATTTGAAAATAAAATAAATGCAAGCAGAAAATAA
- a CDS encoding YraN family protein has product MAEHNELGKKGEDLAVEFLLQNDYTILERNWTFQKAEIDIIAKKENIVTVIEVKTRSSLDFGLPQEFVKPKKIQLLIKAVNAYINDREKDFEDNLEIRFDIIAIHKTQETFAVEHLTDAFYHF; this is encoded by the coding sequence ATGGCTGAACACAACGAACTCGGAAAAAAAGGTGAAGATTTAGCCGTAGAATTTCTGCTTCAAAATGATTATACAATTTTAGAAAGAAACTGGACTTTTCAAAAAGCCGAAATTGATATTATTGCCAAAAAAGAAAATATCGTTACTGTTATCGAAGTTAAAACAAGATCAAGTTTAGATTTCGGTTTGCCGCAGGAATTTGTGAAACCAAAAAAGATTCAATTACTCATAAAAGCAGTAAATGCCTACATAAACGATAGGGAAAAGGATTTTGAAGATAATTTAGAAATCCGTTTTGATATAATTGCCATCCATAAAACTCAGGAAACATTTGCTGTTGAGCATCTTACTGACGCTTTTTATCATTTTTAA
- a CDS encoding S66 peptidase family protein gives MITPPYLQKGDTVALLATARKNIDDNLKPTIDLLKSWGLEAVIGSSIGLDYHQLAGTDEQRAADFQKQMDNPNIKAIWCVRGGYGTVRMLDLLDFTKFKQHPKWVIGFSDVTVLHNHLNTMGYKSIHGVMPVTIPRATPAAISSMKSALFGEPLSYSVAPHQMNRFGQGTGELVGGNLSILYSLLGSPSAIDCKDKILFIEDLDEYLYHIDRMMMNLRRNGCIENLKGIIIGGMTKMKDNEIPWGKNALEIIDDVTKKYNIPVIFNFPAGHIQDNRALVMGSTVSIEVNASGSTVVFK, from the coding sequence ATGATAACACCACCTTATTTACAAAAAGGAGATACTGTAGCTCTTTTAGCAACAGCCCGAAAAAACATAGATGATAATTTAAAACCTACCATAGATTTACTCAAAAGCTGGGGTTTAGAAGCTGTAATTGGAAGTTCAATTGGTTTGGATTACCATCAATTGGCCGGAACAGACGAACAGCGTGCTGCCGATTTTCAAAAACAAATGGATAATCCGAATATAAAAGCCATCTGGTGTGTCCGTGGCGGTTACGGAACTGTGAGAATGTTAGATTTACTTGATTTTACAAAATTCAAGCAGCATCCTAAATGGGTTATTGGTTTTAGTGATGTTACGGTTTTGCACAATCATTTAAACACAATGGGTTACAAATCGATTCATGGTGTGATGCCGGTTACTATTCCGCGTGCGACACCGGCTGCGATTAGTTCTATGAAATCGGCTTTGTTTGGTGAACCTTTGTCTTATTCGGTTGCTCCGCATCAAATGAATCGTTTTGGTCAGGGAACGGGCGAATTAGTGGGTGGAAACCTTTCTATCTTATACAGTTTATTAGGATCGCCATCAGCAATTGACTGCAAAGACAAGATTTTATTTATCGAAGATTTAGACGAATACCTGTATCATATTGACCGTATGATGATGAATCTGAGACGCAACGGCTGTATCGAAAACCTGAAAGGAATCATTATTGGCGGTATGACGAAGATGAAGGACAATGAAATTCCGTGGGGAAAAAATGCGCTGGAAATTATTGATGATGTAACCAAAAAATATAATATTCCGGTGATTTTTAATTTTCCGGCGGGCCACATTCAGGATAATCGCGCGCTTGTTATGGGAAGTACAGTTTCTATTGAAGTGAATGCTTCGGGAAGTACTGTTGTTTTTAAATAA
- a CDS encoding OsmC family protein: MTFKHLFKAAINWTSNPNPIRPISKSYSKSHKISIEGKPILDVSAAKAFKGDPDLYNPEDLLLSSLVSCHMMSYLYACSQNGIEVLEYTDNAEAVLEVSADGSGRFTEVRLYPKVKIANPDKIQEALELHKKANQLCFIANSCNFPVLHNATCETA, from the coding sequence ATGACATTTAAGCATCTTTTTAAAGCAGCAATAAACTGGACTTCAAACCCGAATCCGATAAGACCAATTTCAAAATCCTACAGCAAAAGCCATAAAATTTCAATAGAAGGAAAACCAATTTTAGATGTTTCCGCAGCAAAAGCATTCAAAGGCGATCCCGACTTATATAATCCTGAGGATTTACTTTTAAGCAGTCTGGTTTCCTGCCACATGATGTCGTATTTATATGCGTGTTCCCAAAACGGAATTGAAGTTTTAGAATATACTGATAATGCCGAAGCAGTCCTTGAAGTTTCTGCTGATGGAAGCGGCCGTTTTACAGAAGTCCGTCTGTACCCAAAAGTGAAAATTGCTAATCCCGATAAAATTCAGGAAGCTTTAGAGCTGCATAAAAAAGCCAATCAATTGTGTTTTATTGCAAATTCCTGTAATTTTCCGGTTCTTCATAATGCCACTTGCGAAACAGCATAA
- a CDS encoding HNH endonuclease, producing MKKCIFCLITDETKFNTKEHILPDSLGGGDWAILPEGLFCDNCQNIFGSSIEQQALADYPFVNFRTLLGIPTKSSLV from the coding sequence ATGAAAAAATGTATTTTTTGTTTGATAACTGATGAAACAAAGTTTAACACAAAAGAACATATTCTTCCAGATAGCCTTGGAGGTGGTGATTGGGCAATTTTACCTGAAGGATTATTTTGTGATAATTGTCAAAATATATTTGGCTCTTCTATTGAACAACAAGCATTGGCAGATTATCCATTTGTAAATTTTAGAACTCTTTTAGGAATTCCAACAAAAAGCTCCTTGGTTTAA
- a CDS encoding ASCH domain-containing protein: protein MKVVLSIKPQFANKIFDGTKKFEFRKSIFKNQNVTSVLVYASSPVQKVIGEFEIAEIFNLDLKTLWDKTKEYSGITEEYFYEYFENREQGFAIQIKNKNRFENPKCLKADYNLSPPQSFAYWSNE from the coding sequence ATGAAAGTAGTACTATCAATCAAGCCCCAATTTGCAAATAAAATATTTGATGGGACAAAAAAATTTGAATTCAGAAAATCTATTTTCAAAAACCAGAATGTTACTTCAGTTTTGGTTTATGCTTCTTCTCCTGTTCAAAAAGTAATTGGTGAATTTGAAATAGCCGAAATATTTAATTTAGATTTAAAAACCCTTTGGGATAAAACAAAAGAATATTCAGGAATAACTGAAGAGTATTTTTATGAGTATTTTGAAAATAGAGAACAGGGTTTCGCTATTCAAATTAAAAATAAAAATAGATTTGAAAATCCTAAATGTTTAAAAGCAGATTATAATTTATCTCCTCCTCAGTCATTTGCATACTGGTCAAATGAATAA
- a CDS encoding helix-turn-helix domain-containing protein yields the protein MKEIGEKIREVRKKKGLSQEELAESSKINLRTIQRIENNESEPRGKTLHLICEVLDINAEDILDYGKKEDHHYLIILHLSVLAFLFIPVGNIILPLILWMTKKDKIIGMKEAGANLLNFQIIWSVFCLHFNNAFRLI from the coding sequence ATGAAAGAAATCGGAGAAAAAATCAGGGAAGTCAGAAAGAAAAAAGGGCTGTCTCAGGAAGAGCTGGCAGAATCATCTAAAATAAATTTAAGAACCATCCAGCGAATCGAAAATAACGAAAGCGAACCACGCGGCAAAACGCTCCATTTGATTTGTGAAGTTCTCGACATAAACGCAGAGGACATTTTAGATTACGGGAAAAAAGAAGATCATCATTACTTGATCATTTTGCATCTTTCCGTGTTAGCGTTTTTATTTATTCCGGTTGGAAATATTATTCTCCCTTTAATTTTATGGATGACCAAAAAAGATAAAATTATAGGTATGAAAGAAGCTGGCGCTAATCTTTTGAATTTTCAGATAATATGGTCTGTTTTTTGCTTACATTTCAATAACGCTTTTCGCCTTATTTAA